aagacaaaatcAGACTAGACACTCCTTTCACTGATGTTTTCAGGCTTTTGAGGGGGAAGCGGACATTAATATAACTAAGCGTAAGGTAACTAATAGTGAGGGAAATGTATATCACGTATATCATGTCATTGCAGCCTGTAGCAGGGTCTGAGGGTCAGCAAAGGGTTCCCAGaggaaacatgtttttgttttgtattggtatttttttttaagattttatttatttcagagagagagggagagtatgtgtgagagagagagagcacacctgAGCCATTCAGGCAGCCCAAAGAAACATGCTTGAATTGAGATATGAAGGATGAGTAAAAGACTAGCTGAAGGGAAAAAGCATGGTTAACAAATAAAGTAGGGAAGTACTAATACCTACTACACATGGCTGCTAAGGGAATTCAGTTAAACAATATTATGTAAGGCATTTAGCAAAATGCTTGGCATGTGTCAGTTACTTGGTGAATGCTGACTTTGCTTCCAGTTTCCCATTCACTCATGGTGAATGATAAAATTCCAGATCCCCAAACAGATCATTGTCACCCTAGCTATGCTCTTACttcgttttctctctctttctctacttcTGGGCTCCCAAGCACTGCAGTCCATTCACAGTAGTCTACCTTAGGAGCTAATTAGATTAGTAACCACCATTTATTTTGCCCTTAGTCTATACTAAGTACTTTGCATTCATTATTTAATCTTCATCACAGTCTTAGTAGGTTAGAACTATTGTTACTcccattttaaaaggaagaactgAGGCAAGCAGAGCCCAAGGACAACAGCAAGCAAATCGCAGAGCAGGACTCACGCTCAAGTCTGACTAATTTCTAACCACTACTCCTACAGTGCCTTGGGTTCGTAGTTATCTTTTGCAGGTCTTATTTATCCAACTAGATGACAACCTGATTTAGGATAAGAATTTgcccctggggtgggtgggggctggccggttcagttggtagagcatgtgactctttagagccccacactgggcttagagattacttcaaaaaaaaaaaaaaaatctgcctctaAACGGTTTAGTAAGACAATAGCCATTCCTTGTCAAGCAGCtcctatttatttacttgtatattattttccccgttttacagattaggaaactaaaGCTCAAATAGATTAATTAACTTGGCCAAGGAGGTGGAAATGGGACAAGAATCCTGATTTAGATATGCCCAGTACCTACCCAAAGATGACAGCCAATAATCTTTGTACCTGATGGATGGGAAGTATAGGGCTATATTCACCCAAACCCTGGTTAATTTCAGCTGGCATGACATTTAGGCAATGACAGTGACTATGGGAGAGAGGGAATTGTTGGTGAGGTGCCCATCTCTTCCTTCTGGCTGTGTGAACATAATTTAGAGCTCAGAATAAACGGAGTCCCAAGGGTTATTGCGGAATTCCTGACACGCCAAACATAGGCTACTATGAACAAAGCCCCATTTTGGGAGTTTTGTAGTCAATGACACAGATAATGTTAACACTCGTGGAAtgttttctatgtgccaggcaccattctttGTGCTTTACaagaatgaattcatttaatttctagTTAAGGGTTGTTAGTATTCCATATAACAtctgaggaaactgaagtacagGAAGGTTAAAGGATTTGCCTAAAGCCCCTAACTAGCAAGTAGTGACCTTTGGGACATCTGGCAGACTCAGAGCTCTAGCATCTCCTGACAACAGTGCAAGAGTCAATGAGtccagcacaaaaacagacaaaacgcTAATATAAGGAAAGACCAAAAATTCCTGCGGGGTAAGTAGGCAAGTTAGTTTTTAAGTGCCTGCCTGCCGGCACGTCTCCATCCCCaatttctcctttccccacccacTCCTACTGGAAAAGTAGACCGCGAGCCTGGAAAGTAGGGGAAAGGTCGCCGTTGTGATTTGGCCCCTCCCATCCTGCTCGTTGCGTCCTTTTCCCGCAAAATCGCAGAGCCTGTGCAAGCTCCCCGGTTCTTGCCCATCCAGCCCCGGTACTTGACCGTGACACATGGAACCGCCAGCCCTACAGCTCTGTGGACCTGTCTAGAGTCAGCGGCCCCGGCGCTTTGGTccactgccctcctcctccccaggaggAAAGCATGAAACCGCTGACAGCCTTCCGGCGTGGAGGTTCCTTCCCAGCGTCTCCCCAGGACTCTATTTTCTGAGATCCGCCATTGGCTGCTTTCACAGCAGACCGTCTACATTTCTCCGGTTTCACGGGGAGGGTTTGCGTAGTAAGGCTTCCCAGCTCCCAGATCTGGGTATGAAGCTGGCTGCTCACCTCCTAGCTCTTTGGTTCGATCTGAAAGTACCTAAAAATCATCTAGTGGCCCCATTTTAGGTGAGAAAACAGGCCCAGTGAGTACAAAGTGAGTTGTCCGTGTGCAGTCGGGCACAGACGCCAGGGCCAGCTGGGTATTTCACCTTTTCTGACACATGACAAACTTTCGTAGAAAGCAGAACTTAGTACGATGTAACAGGTTCTCGCCATTCCGGTGATACCAAGGGCAAATTAAACCTCAGGACTTCgaatgggagggtggggggcggtgcCTGGAATCTCGGTACTTCTAGAAAGTGAAAGTCAGCTCTTCAGTCGGGGGAATTTAAATACTGGGGGTGGGGATCTGATGCCTTCTGGCAATCTGTGCTTTGTTGGAAGGTCTGGTGATGAAGCCCTTCTCTGCGGTCCCGCCTTCCTCTGACCTGAGGGCTTTTGGATTTGGACACTTCAGGTGTGTCTCCAGTCCACTTGGTATGGGGGTAAATGTGCTGATTCCCTCCAGTTTCCTGCAGCAGAAAAAGGCAGTCTACGTTAACACATACGCTAGTCCTACTGCCGACCTCAGTGACTCAGACCCCAAGGTGTGTACTTTCTGGAAACAGGTCAGACTGCCAGCGCAGCGCAGCGCAGCGCAGCGCAGGGGCCCAGACCTCGGACCACCCCcgcctgggggcggggccgcggaCGTGCGTCCGGCCCGGTGCGTGCGGCCCGAGTGCGCGTGCGCGGCtccggggcggggccgcggctATAAGTGGGCGGCGTGGGCAACGTCGTTCTGCTCCTCTTTCCCGAGGGTTACGCCGTTATACTCAGAGAATCGTCTGGGCTGCGGTTTAACACTAATCGGGAGCTGACTCTTCGGACTCCTGCACTACCCTCTGTTACAGCGAGCGGACCGCTCCTGGCCCTTCCTCCTGGAGGTGAGCGGCCCTGTGGGCTTCCCCGCCTTTCCGCGCCCATTCCCCAGGCTGCGTTGCCCCGCGGGCCGCCTCGGGTTCCCGAGCTCGGGCCGCGCCTCCCGGACTCCTGCTCCTCGCTCGGTCTCCACCTGGGTCCGGAGTCAGCCGCTCCAGCTCTGTTTTCAGGGATGACCCTGTGTTCCATGTGGCTCTCCCCATGCTCTCAAGTGCTGGGTTGGGCGTCCCAGTCTTGCCCTCCCAGAACACCCTTTCTGTCACAGCACTTGGCGTGTTGTGTGTGTGCTAACTGCCTAATTTCTTGCCTAGATCGaaagccccatgagggcagggttCATGTCTACCGGACCCCGTATGGCCCTAGTACCTTCCTGGGTGCATAACACATCGTAGGTATTCCGggtgtatttgttaaataagtgaaCTTGATAGATTTGACTGTCTCGGAATTATTTTGGCTTTATCAAAAAGTTTACGATTAACTGGAACCTGACAGATGTGAGGAGAACCTCTAGGCAGGTTGCTTTCTTAGGGGCATGTGccgggcgtctgggtggctcagttggttgagcgactgccttcggctcaggtcataatcctggagtcccgggatcgagtcccgcatcgggctccctgctcagcggggagtctgcttctccctctgaccctccccccctctcatgctctctctatctcattctctctctcaaataaataaataaaatcttcaaaaaaaaaaaaagttattaggGGCATGTGCCTACCTTCCCCCTCAAAAACAGAAAGGCTCCATTCAGGAAGGGTTTTGGTCCCTGGACTGTGGCACGGGGATTGTGCATTGCTTTACTTTAGAAGAAGTAAAAGTTTTAAGGAGTGCTCTTGAATTAGTCCAAGAAGCAAGACTAGCTCTGCAGCCATAGTTTACAGTGTAAATATGCTTCTACTGGTCTCTGTCTCCCTGACTGGCTGAGCCTCACCCTTAGTTCCATGGGAAGACAGAAGTCAGGACTGGATGCATGCGTATCCCAAAAGGCTGTAGATTAATCTCACCTCTCTTTCCTCAGTATCCAGAGGCCTTCGAGAAGTGAAGACAGCTCTACTGCTCTACAGAGGAGTGGGGTCATTTCAGCCATGAAGCCTGTGTTGAACCTCTATCTCTTAGGTGTGGTGCTGACCCTGCTCTCCATCTTCGTTAGACTAATGGAGTCCCTGGGAGGCATACTGGAGAGCCCATTGCCTGGGAGCTCCTGGACCACCAGAGGTCAACCAGCCAGCACAGAGCCCCCGAGGGCGTTCCAGACAATCCATCCAGAGGGGTGTGATAAGACCTCTCTCCACCAGCTGTAATCTTGGAACACTGGCCTAAACACATCCAGGCAGTTGTCTAGTTGCTGGGCAGGAAAGCTCAGAACATCAGTGTTACCAGAACTGTTAACAGGCTCTTGAAGAGCCTCTCCATCTGGATGTTCCTTGCCCTGGAAAAAGGGCCTAATATACAGGTGTAAGTGGATTGCCTATGACTGCGATGGAATGATGTCACTGCTCTCCCCAGGGTCTGCTGTACGCTCTGGTGTCCTTGGCAACATGGCTCTGATGCCTCTTAGATAGGGACTTGCGCTTCATATTCAGCAGTTGGGAGATGGTGTCGTTTTCATCTCTGCATCGTCAACATCTGCCAAGAGTTCCTTGGGGCTTGGGTGTCTTGTGGTCAGTTTATGTGGAGGTCAGCTTCTCTCCCATgagagcttgtgtgtgtgtggacagtaGTTAAAGTGTGGTGTATGGGTTGGCTGTAGGGAGGGGGATGATGAAATAGTCAAGTGTCCACCTCTCATTGTTTCACATGTAAAGTACTTTCTCCAACACagcatgtatgcatgtatattgATCGGAAGGGGGCAGTGGGATGACAAAGCCCGCTCAAGAATGCCATTATGGCCACCATGTGGCTTAAATGAAATtttctaatgaaataaaaattgaatatatatttctAGTATGTGTCATATTGACCTCTGCCCTTGAAATTAGTGATAGGGAAGGGTCTTAATCCTAGATTTGGGGTTTGACATCTTAAAAACTCAGGAGCAGAAAAGTACTTAAAACACTTCGTTTAAAACATCAtgtaggggcacccgggtggcttagtcTTAAACTGACTGaatcttgatctcaaggtcgtgaatTCAAggccctcattgggctccacactgggcatagaacctacttaaaaaaataaaataaaaaatataatgtaaataaatctGAATTTGGAGGCAAGGGCAGTTGGGTCTGCCCTGAATCCACCAGTTTTCTGAGCCTGGGCCAAGAATATTCTAGTCCTCTCTTGACTctccatttcaaaagaaaaatgattttcttctagCACCCCCACCTTCAGTCTCCGGGGGAAAGAGGACTATCAGTCCAGTAGGCTTTTTTCCCTCTGTACTGCTGTTATCCATCAGAATGAGTGCTCAGTTTTGATTGTTCTCCAGGTCAGCTGGTAAAATGTCCCACTGGACAGTTGTCTCTGCTCACTCCCAGATCTTTGTAGCTTGGCTTTTACACAGAAATGCAgggtttgggctttttttttttttttttttccttgcccatATCCACTACTCCTCCATCCCCTACTCCACGTTCAAGTGCATTCACTCCTCTGCCCATGGTAATGTATCCGTTCACACACTCTTGATGTGTGTCATTTTATGTATGGGGAATTGGGTTTACTTTTGGCCAATGGGTAAATTGGTACAATGGCCAAAGGGTACAAATGGTATGGTGCCTCTACTAAGCCATTTTGGCTTCCTGAGTTCTTGAGCCTAAGTGCCAACTACTCTAGAAGCCGGTGGTTTGGGCATCACTTCTATTAATTGCACTATGGTCGTCACTAGTGCTGTTTAGCAAGTATTTCCAGCTTCCCACCTTCTGGGCATGTGCAGTCCGGCTCCCTGATCTCTGTGGATGGCGGGGGTAATGTGGCTCATCTCAGCACAGTACAATGAAAAATACAGTTGGCTTTTTATCTCGGATTTCAGGCACTTCGGCCAGTAGCTATCCTAGAACATACTACTTAAATTTGATATGTTTTCTCATTCTCACACTTCACCTCGTTTGGGGTGTTAACTTGAAGTGGAAGAGCTGCACCTTAAGGCTCTTTCCCCAGATGGTTTAATTGAAATGGTTTACAGGGTGCCAGAACCTTTGTGAGGTCTTCACTCTAAGACAATTTAATCTACTTGGAGATTTTAACAACAGATGTAATGGCCATACCACTGTTTTCCTCTTTCCTATGAATAGGGTGACCTGCTGTCCCCGTTTGCCTGGCAAAGGGATTTTCTGGGGTGCAGTacttttcagtgctaaaactgggACAGGTCTGGGTGAACCAAGACAGGCCAGCAGTCATCCTACCTACAAAGCTGAGTTCAGAACGGCATTTGTCATTGCAAACATTTCTCAGTTTTATCTGTTAACCAGTTAGGGATGAGAAGTAGTTGCCTTTGTGAACCCTGCAAACCCACTGATTTCTCTTTACAGCCCTTGTGCCTGCTTGCGAGCTGGTCAGTTCAGTTCTTGTCTGAGCTAATCTTGGACTTCGTCAATGGCAACCAACAGTATCCAATTCAGGCTGCTAAAATTCTTTCCTCTGACTTTCTCTTAACTTCTTAGATAGATAGATCAAGTATGTCTTCCAAGTTACTGCAGGCAACAGTTTTACCAAATACTTTGCTACTTATGACGAGTTGCCCTCTTCCCATCTTTCAGTAAGATCGCTTTGCTGCCTGCCCTCCAAGTAAGTTAATGTCACACATTctgaagttttttgttgttttaaatacatATGCATCACCCACCTCTACAGTCCTATCTCCTTATCAGTCAAGGACACATTAGATTAGGTTCCCTGCAGCAACAACTCTGAATTCTCAGTAGCTTAGAACAGAACAGTTGCCTAAGGCTGTGCTCCCAGGAAGCAAAATTAGGGCCGAATCAGGGAATATTCCCTTCCCGCAGGGTAAGGGGCCTTCTTCCCATCTGCTCAGTGGCACATGGTGATTCCTAGGCTACTGTTTCTTgttcctcccctttccccttaGTGCATTCGTCTTGTCCTTGTTCCACCAATATTTATTAGATGGGTGGGGGCTTGTCTTTTTAGTTTAGAGTTCTCCACCTCAAGCCACTTCGGAAAGTGGTGTAGAGACTATTATGCATCACTCGGAGATTCTTGAATTTGAACTTGATGTTGTAGCTGAAGGGAATTACTGAGTTGTCTTCTTCAGAGAGGTATGGTGAATGCAGAGGGGTAGTGAG
This genomic window from Halichoerus grypus chromosome 12, mHalGry1.hap1.1, whole genome shotgun sequence contains:
- the HILPDA gene encoding LOW QUALITY PROTEIN: hypoxia-inducible lipid droplet-associated protein (The sequence of the model RefSeq protein was modified relative to this genomic sequence to represent the inferred CDS: inserted 1 base in 1 codon); amino-acid sequence: MKPVLNLYLLGVVLTLLSIFVRLMESLGGILESPLPGSSWTTRGQPASTEPXEGVPDNPSRGV